The Sorangiineae bacterium MSr11367 genome window below encodes:
- a CDS encoding efflux RND transporter periplasmic adaptor subunit, with protein MRNKPGRIVGILVSIVGLLAVVGILAGIKAGQIGQLINMGKEGAKAGPPPESVSSGKVDEQTWEGTLQATGSVTSLKGVSLSNDAAGIVTRINFESGKSVKAGQVLVELDTSVERGQLAQARARQELALSVANRTRALVSSGSIAQAQLDTDEAGLKGSNTEIETLEAQIQRKIVKAPFSGRLGIRLVNLGQYLSPGTALTVLEAIEQVYVDFTLPQQRLPDVSVGMPVRLSATASPSADADAGAGGSSWEGTIAAVDPSVDSNTRQIKLRASLNNKELKLRPGMYVNVTVVLPNKGKVVSVPSTSVVHASYGESVFVIEDKKPDSPGASKSPTGQPIKIARQQFVRKGEARGDYVAILDGVKPGQEVVTAGAFKLRNGAPIVVNNDVQAKPQLDPHPENH; from the coding sequence GTGCGCAACAAACCTGGAAGAATAGTTGGGATTCTCGTCTCGATCGTGGGTCTCCTCGCGGTCGTTGGAATCCTTGCCGGCATCAAGGCCGGCCAAATTGGACAGCTCATCAACATGGGCAAGGAAGGCGCAAAAGCAGGTCCGCCCCCTGAGAGCGTCAGCTCCGGGAAGGTCGACGAGCAGACGTGGGAGGGCACGCTGCAGGCAACGGGCAGCGTTACGTCGCTCAAAGGCGTCAGCCTCAGCAACGACGCCGCGGGCATCGTGACCCGCATCAACTTCGAGTCGGGCAAGTCGGTCAAGGCCGGTCAAGTCCTCGTCGAGCTCGATACGAGCGTGGAACGCGGCCAGCTGGCGCAGGCTCGGGCCCGGCAGGAATTGGCCCTTTCGGTCGCCAACCGGACGCGGGCACTCGTTTCGAGCGGCTCGATCGCCCAGGCGCAGCTCGATACGGACGAAGCGGGCCTCAAAGGCTCGAACACCGAAATCGAAACCCTCGAAGCCCAGATCCAGCGCAAGATCGTCAAGGCGCCGTTTTCGGGTCGTCTTGGTATCCGTTTGGTGAACTTGGGGCAGTACCTGAGCCCCGGCACGGCGCTCACCGTTCTGGAAGCCATCGAGCAGGTGTACGTGGACTTCACCTTGCCGCAGCAGCGCCTGCCGGACGTTTCGGTCGGCATGCCGGTCCGTCTCTCGGCAACGGCCTCGCCGAGCGCCGATGCCGACGCGGGCGCAGGTGGCTCTTCGTGGGAAGGGACCATCGCGGCGGTCGATCCCTCGGTCGACTCCAACACCCGCCAGATCAAGCTGCGCGCTTCGTTGAACAACAAGGAGCTCAAGCTCCGCCCCGGTATGTACGTGAACGTCACCGTCGTCCTGCCCAACAAAGGCAAGGTGGTGAGCGTTCCGTCGACGTCGGTCGTGCACGCCTCGTACGGCGAATCGGTCTTCGTCATCGAGGACAAGAAGCCGGACTCTCCCGGCGCGTCGAAGTCGCCGACGGGGCAGCCCATCAAAATTGCTCGACAGCAATTCGTCCGGAAGGGCGAGGCGCGGGGCGATTACGTCGCCATCCTCGACGGCGTGAAACCCGGTCAAGAGGTCGTCACGGCGGGTGCGTTCAAACTCCGCAACGGTGCGCCCATCGTCGTCAACAACGACGTCCAGGCAAAGCCGCAACTGGACCCGCACCCCGAGAATCACTGA
- the tgt gene encoding tRNA guanosine(34) transglycosylase Tgt, protein MSLSAGLPFDITAVDVASNARRGTLQTAHGRVETPAFMAVGTRATVTGLTPADLADIGAQVVLGNTYHLMLRPGPELFRRVGGIHTFMGWSGPVLTDSGGYQIFSLAEDRTLSERGAHFRSYTDQRMHMLSPERSIEVQTAIGSDIMMVLDVCADSRSDEATLRDAMDRTHRWAVRSLAARTNPAQALFAIVQGGVRRELRKESAGVLTAMPFDGFAIGGLAVGDARAEREDMTHFSAELLPRDRPRYLMGVGTPADLLEAIAAGVDMFDCILPTHLAWQGTAFTGTGRVRLTRGPNAQADVPLDAECPCSTCRLYSRAYLHHLFKCSEPLGPRLVSLHNLHHYHALMAEARRAIEAGAYAAFAKRKLEAIDRHEHSTKRFSAERTVAAS, encoded by the coding sequence ATGAGTCTCTCGGCAGGGCTTCCCTTCGACATCACCGCGGTCGATGTGGCTTCGAATGCACGACGCGGCACGCTCCAGACAGCGCACGGAAGAGTGGAAACGCCCGCCTTCATGGCGGTAGGCACGCGCGCGACGGTCACCGGGCTCACCCCGGCCGATTTGGCGGACATCGGCGCGCAAGTGGTGCTCGGAAACACGTACCACTTGATGCTGCGGCCCGGGCCGGAGTTGTTTCGGCGCGTGGGCGGTATCCACACGTTCATGGGGTGGTCGGGACCCGTGCTCACCGACTCGGGGGGCTACCAGATCTTCTCATTGGCGGAAGATCGCACCCTGAGTGAACGTGGGGCTCACTTCCGGAGCTACACCGATCAGCGCATGCACATGCTCTCGCCGGAGCGATCCATCGAGGTGCAGACCGCGATCGGGTCGGACATCATGATGGTGCTCGACGTGTGCGCGGACTCGCGCTCGGACGAGGCGACGTTGCGGGATGCGATGGATCGAACGCACCGCTGGGCGGTGCGCAGCCTGGCTGCACGCACGAACCCCGCGCAGGCACTGTTTGCCATCGTGCAGGGCGGCGTCCGGCGTGAGCTGCGCAAGGAATCCGCCGGTGTGCTCACCGCGATGCCGTTCGATGGATTCGCCATCGGCGGGTTGGCCGTGGGGGATGCCCGTGCGGAACGCGAGGACATGACACATTTTTCCGCGGAGCTTTTGCCGCGGGATCGGCCGCGTTACTTGATGGGCGTGGGGACGCCGGCGGACCTGCTGGAGGCGATTGCGGCGGGTGTGGACATGTTCGACTGCATCTTGCCGACGCACCTCGCGTGGCAAGGGACGGCGTTCACCGGGACGGGGCGGGTGCGTCTGACGCGCGGGCCGAATGCGCAGGCCGACGTGCCGCTCGATGCGGAGTGCCCCTGTTCGACGTGCCGGTTGTACAGCCGCGCGTACTTGCATCACCTGTTCAAGTGCAGCGAGCCTCTCGGGCCGCGGCTGGTGTCGCTGCACAATCTGCATCACTACCATGCGCTGATGGCCGAGGCGCGCAGGGCCATCGAGGCGGGGGCGTACGCCGCGTTCGCGAAGAGGAAGCTCGAGGCGATCGATCGGCACGAGCACAGCACGAAGCGCTTCTCGGCGGAGCGGACGGTGGCGGCATCGTGA
- a CDS encoding methyltransferase, translating into MTLRCDVVTTRSGARAMRDLATGECMHPVVGPQVEAERLYVGPSRLAARLSSGEGDPLVLLEVGLGAGSNAVAAWKLSESLGASSRRLEIVSFDRSVAALELALTEEHAADFGLDGDAGHAARNMLAARRFTTARTLWRLVYGELQETLAREPEERADVVFWDPFSPRANPALWTVASFALLRRACRAGATVHTYSAATATRSALLLAGFAVGVGEGIGDKEGTTVAAVDARDLTRPLDRRWLNRLSRSTAPFPSDAPADAMARISELPQFG; encoded by the coding sequence GTGACGTTGCGTTGCGACGTGGTGACGACGCGCAGCGGGGCGCGTGCCATGCGCGACCTCGCGACGGGCGAGTGCATGCACCCGGTGGTGGGGCCGCAGGTGGAGGCCGAACGGCTCTACGTGGGGCCATCGCGTTTGGCGGCGCGCCTGTCGTCGGGCGAGGGCGACCCGTTGGTGCTGCTCGAGGTGGGGCTCGGTGCCGGCTCGAATGCCGTGGCGGCGTGGAAGCTCTCGGAGTCGCTGGGGGCGTCGTCACGGCGTCTCGAGATCGTGAGCTTCGATCGAAGCGTGGCCGCGCTCGAATTGGCGCTGACCGAGGAGCACGCGGCGGACTTCGGCTTGGACGGCGATGCAGGGCATGCCGCGCGCAACATGCTTGCGGCGCGCCGCTTCACGACGGCGCGCACCCTATGGCGGCTCGTCTACGGCGAGCTCCAGGAGACGCTGGCGCGCGAGCCGGAGGAGCGTGCGGACGTCGTGTTCTGGGATCCCTTTTCGCCGCGCGCGAACCCGGCGCTGTGGACCGTGGCATCGTTCGCGCTCCTGCGGCGTGCCTGCCGTGCCGGGGCCACCGTGCACACGTACAGCGCGGCCACGGCCACGCGCTCGGCGCTGCTCCTCGCAGGCTTCGCCGTCGGCGTGGGCGAGGGGATCGGCGACAAGGAAGGGACCACCGTGGCCGCCGTCGATGCGCGCGATCTCACGCGCCCGCTCGACCGGCGCTGGCTGAATCGCCTTTCGCGATCGACCGCGCCTTTTCCGAGTGATGCGCCCGCCGATGCCATGGCACGCATCTCGGAGTTGCCGCAGTTCGGGTAA
- a CDS encoding sigma 54-interacting transcriptional regulator, producing the protein MVKSQPSIRLVVTSGQDAGAQLDVGGQFKLVGRARDAHLSLSDPSVSRRHFHIHAMAGELAYVQVCGDAAPIVHANRKITAGEVKVGDSILVGKTLLLVTEASGGRTSEVHRAKEVANTTIGALLTGAAADVVGVAAIFALNQTLSAATSATEVETILSTWARTYAECSRIDLHAEGRAQFGSTDEMPLLETATPDGGTAIVAPSRGAPTGWLAFHTTVSPPAVGDPLRRLLVLAAALAGAQLAHLSTLQIVRDDRDALRRLAIGSAQRFLGTSPAAEELVRLIARLAASEATALLTGETGVGKTFVARLIHEAGPRKDEPLRVINCAAIPETLIERELFGHARGAFTGATADQVGVFEAAEGGTVLLDEVGELPLASQAKLLRVLEDKQFERLGSTRSIPLRARVLVATNRDLDEMVAAGTFRRDLFFRITVIKASIPPLRERGDDVVLLAKKLLSDLASSSGRRVHDFSPEVLEAIRRYPWPGNVRELRNVIEHALVMGDGPTIATSDLPEAIRGLPRAADVTANSSPSAMVVELPMNEESLQTKNREAALVVTGGNKVRAAALLGIGRTTFYRK; encoded by the coding sequence GTGGTGAAGAGTCAGCCCAGCATTCGACTCGTGGTCACCAGCGGGCAGGATGCGGGTGCCCAGCTCGATGTGGGGGGCCAGTTCAAGTTGGTCGGGCGCGCGCGGGACGCGCATCTGTCGCTCAGTGATCCGAGCGTGTCGCGGCGTCATTTTCACATCCACGCGATGGCCGGCGAGCTGGCCTACGTGCAAGTGTGCGGGGACGCTGCGCCCATCGTGCACGCCAATCGGAAGATCACCGCCGGCGAAGTGAAGGTGGGCGACTCCATCTTGGTGGGCAAGACGCTGCTGTTGGTCACGGAGGCGAGTGGGGGCCGCACGAGCGAGGTGCACCGCGCGAAGGAGGTGGCCAATACGACCATCGGGGCGCTGCTCACCGGCGCGGCGGCGGACGTCGTGGGCGTTGCGGCCATTTTTGCGCTGAATCAGACGCTGAGCGCGGCGACGTCGGCGACGGAGGTCGAGACCATTCTGTCAACGTGGGCCCGCACGTACGCGGAGTGCTCACGGATCGACTTGCACGCCGAGGGCCGCGCGCAGTTCGGATCGACGGACGAGATGCCCCTTCTGGAGACGGCGACGCCGGATGGCGGCACGGCCATCGTCGCGCCCTCGCGCGGGGCTCCCACCGGTTGGCTCGCGTTTCATACGACGGTGTCTCCGCCCGCCGTGGGGGATCCGCTCCGGCGGCTCCTGGTGCTCGCCGCCGCGCTGGCGGGCGCGCAACTCGCGCACCTTTCCACGTTGCAGATCGTGCGCGACGACCGCGACGCGCTTCGACGGCTGGCCATCGGCAGCGCGCAGCGTTTTTTGGGGACGTCGCCCGCGGCCGAGGAACTGGTTCGGCTGATCGCGCGGCTGGCCGCGTCGGAAGCCACCGCGCTCCTCACCGGGGAAACCGGTGTCGGGAAAACCTTCGTCGCGCGGTTGATCCACGAGGCGGGGCCGCGCAAAGACGAGCCTTTGCGCGTGATCAACTGCGCGGCCATCCCGGAGACGCTGATCGAGCGCGAGCTGTTCGGGCATGCGCGGGGCGCCTTCACCGGAGCGACGGCGGATCAAGTTGGCGTCTTCGAGGCCGCCGAGGGCGGCACGGTGCTCTTGGACGAGGTGGGGGAGCTTCCGCTCGCGAGCCAGGCCAAGTTGCTGCGCGTGCTCGAGGACAAGCAGTTCGAGCGGCTTGGTTCGACCCGCTCGATTCCGCTGCGGGCGCGCGTGCTGGTGGCCACCAACCGCGATCTCGACGAAATGGTCGCCGCGGGCACCTTCCGCCGTGACTTGTTCTTCCGGATCACCGTGATCAAGGCGAGCATCCCGCCGCTGCGCGAGCGCGGCGACGACGTGGTGCTGCTCGCGAAGAAGCTGCTCAGCGATCTGGCCTCGAGCTCGGGCCGGAGGGTGCACGATTTCTCGCCGGAGGTCCTCGAGGCCATCCGGCGCTATCCATGGCCGGGCAACGTGCGGGAGCTGCGCAACGTCATCGAGCACGCGCTGGTGATGGGCGACGGCCCGACCATTGCGACCAGCGACCTGCCCGAGGCCATTCGCGGCCTGCCGCGCGCCGCCGACGTCACGGCCAATTCCTCGCCGTCCGCGATGGTCGTCGAGCTGCCGATGAACGAAGAATCGCTGCAGACGAAGAATCGAGAAGCCGCCCTGGTGGTGACCGGGGGGAACAAGGTCCGCGCGGCGGCGCTTCTCGGAATCGGGCGCACGACGTTCTATCGGAAGTAG
- a CDS encoding cupin-like domain-containing protein, with amino-acid sequence MKAFTSVPKETGLTAARFHAEYLRPERPVIIADACVGRAYDLWSPEYFCRIAPDLAVPIKEYGPSGIRQSKMTLKAYAAFLREHERAPRPRGQALPYCHDIPIFALLPRLVEDVQPFPAGLLSSYYQPAWWRYVQFFMGPAHSLTPLHFDTLLTHNLFFQVYGKKRFTIYAPDDAAYCGRRSWRWFTHDPEQPDYQSLPHSRQATPYEVVVGPGDILYLPPGTLHHVRGLGTSISFNIDFHTRRSALRSLLGPLRGMPRQSFYYNALATLGIVGRVPEEWVFRYYKPYLSYVV; translated from the coding sequence ATGAAAGCCTTTACGTCCGTTCCTAAAGAGACGGGCCTCACCGCGGCACGGTTCCACGCCGAGTACTTGCGGCCCGAGCGGCCGGTCATCATCGCGGATGCGTGCGTCGGGAGGGCCTACGATCTGTGGTCGCCGGAGTACTTCTGTCGCATTGCGCCGGATCTCGCGGTGCCCATCAAAGAATATGGGCCATCCGGTATTCGCCAATCGAAAATGACATTGAAGGCCTATGCCGCGTTTCTGCGCGAGCACGAGCGCGCACCGCGGCCTCGCGGCCAGGCGTTGCCCTATTGCCACGACATTCCCATCTTCGCGTTGCTCCCGCGCCTGGTGGAGGACGTCCAGCCCTTTCCGGCGGGATTACTGTCCAGTTATTACCAGCCGGCGTGGTGGCGCTACGTCCAATTCTTCATGGGGCCGGCGCATAGTCTGACGCCACTTCATTTCGACACCTTGTTGACGCACAACCTGTTCTTTCAGGTGTACGGCAAAAAGCGATTCACCATTTACGCGCCCGACGATGCCGCATATTGCGGGCGACGGAGCTGGCGCTGGTTCACGCACGATCCCGAGCAGCCCGATTATCAGAGCCTTCCGCACAGCCGGCAGGCCACGCCCTACGAGGTGGTGGTGGGCCCGGGCGACATTCTCTACCTGCCACCGGGGACGCTTCATCACGTGCGCGGCCTCGGTACGTCGATATCGTTCAACATCGATTTTCACACCCGGCGGAGCGCCTTGCGCAGCCTTCTCGGGCCGCTGCGGGGCATGCCGCGCCAGAGCTTCTATTACAATGCGCTGGCCACCCTCGGCATTGTCGGGCGCGTGCCCGAGGAATGGGTGTTTCGATATTACAAGCCGTACTTGAGTTACGTCGTCTGA
- a CDS encoding iron-containing redox enzyme family protein, whose translation MTIWEPWLETHSLRKLERHPLLTELSEGRIGLNGVRTLLIQHRHYSRHFTQYLCALMSNISNVDDLHAIMENLLEEMGMDGGSENVTHAELFQRTLDTLNADPRDEGPLPATRALTQSVMDYCRKKDPLEGLAALCLGAEAIVPVVYRPILDALVGHGVGDRATEFFRIHIEEDEGHALTMLNILQRLTARDASARERARSIGADVIAKRCDMFDAVLEEIRDQGGDDVLVHRKITEPPPRFSSIDFGRVGSKTRVFVPERLHHPRVTSGHDTESTKFTEERNHAVHIIDLPTNTLSVTIGGLQPGQSTRLHRHNYETVIYVIAGSGHSRIEDRVVHWTAGDAFYVPVWAAHQHVNDGTGSCTYVACENAPLLQNLGNIALREELG comes from the coding sequence ATGACCATCTGGGAACCGTGGTTGGAAACCCATAGCCTGCGCAAACTCGAGCGGCATCCGCTGTTGACGGAGCTATCCGAGGGGCGCATCGGTTTGAACGGCGTACGAACATTGCTCATTCAGCACCGCCACTATTCGCGGCATTTTACGCAGTATTTGTGCGCGCTGATGAGCAATATATCGAACGTCGACGATCTCCACGCCATCATGGAGAATCTTCTGGAGGAAATGGGGATGGACGGCGGCAGCGAGAATGTCACGCACGCCGAGTTGTTCCAGCGAACATTGGATACGTTGAATGCCGATCCGCGCGACGAAGGCCCCCTTCCAGCCACGCGTGCGCTCACCCAATCGGTCATGGATTATTGCCGCAAAAAGGACCCCTTGGAGGGTCTGGCGGCGCTTTGCCTGGGCGCGGAGGCCATCGTGCCCGTGGTGTACCGTCCCATTCTGGATGCCCTGGTCGGGCACGGCGTGGGCGATCGCGCGACGGAGTTCTTTCGCATCCACATCGAGGAGGACGAAGGCCACGCGCTCACCATGTTGAACATTCTCCAGCGGCTCACCGCTCGGGACGCATCGGCGCGAGAACGGGCACGTTCGATCGGGGCGGACGTCATCGCCAAACGGTGCGACATGTTCGACGCCGTCCTCGAGGAGATCCGCGACCAGGGCGGTGACGACGTGCTCGTGCACCGCAAGATCACCGAGCCCCCGCCGCGCTTCTCCTCCATCGATTTCGGCCGCGTGGGCTCGAAGACCCGCGTGTTCGTCCCCGAGCGGCTGCACCACCCGCGGGTGACGTCGGGCCACGATACGGAATCGACGAAGTTCACCGAGGAACGCAACCACGCGGTGCATATCATCGACCTGCCGACGAACACGCTCAGCGTCACCATCGGTGGCCTGCAGCCCGGACAATCGACGCGCCTGCACCGGCACAATTACGAAACGGTGATTTACGTGATCGCCGGATCGGGGCACTCTCGCATCGAGGACCGCGTCGTTCATTGGACGGCGGGGGATGCGTTTTACGTTCCCGTTTGGGCGGCGCACCAACACGTCAACGACGGTACGGGCTCGTGCACCTACGTGGCATGCGAGAACGCGCCGCTCTTGCAAAACCTCGGCAACATCGCCTTGCGGGAGGAGCTCGGATGA
- the ectB gene encoding diaminobutyrate--2-oxoglutarate transaminase, with the protein MKSSSETSAFEEHESVVRSYCRKFPAVFSIAKNAILEDEQGREYIDFLSGAGSLNYGHNDPMIRSKIVEYILRDGITHSLDFHTSAKKRFLLAFDEVILKPRGYNYRLQFTGPTGTNAVEAALKLARKVTGRRNVVAFTDAFHGMTLGALATSARQSKRAVAGVSLPDVVRMPYDGYFGEGVSTLDFIEAMLFRTGSGVDIPAAFILETVQAEGGVNVASSQWLRGLSTMARKYGVLLIVDDIQAGCGRTGTFFSFERAGIEPDLVCLAKSISGYGLPMSLLLIRPDLDRWEPGEHNGTFRGNNLAFEAATSALDYWRDRSFSHGVAFKSRIIVDHLNAIRASFPAHVRSIRGAGFIQGLVFDDPRIAAEVSKAAFGEGLIVELCGPTENVVKILPPLTIEPIVLKQGLTRLSTAVSKVLHASLERVPDSVSCSA; encoded by the coding sequence ATGAAATCTTCATCCGAAACGTCCGCCTTCGAAGAACACGAGTCCGTCGTGCGCAGCTACTGCCGGAAATTTCCGGCCGTCTTCTCCATCGCGAAGAATGCCATTTTGGAGGATGAACAAGGGCGCGAATACATCGATTTTCTGTCGGGCGCCGGTTCACTGAACTACGGCCACAACGATCCGATGATTCGCAGCAAAATCGTCGAATACATTCTTCGCGACGGCATCACCCACTCGCTGGATTTTCATACCTCGGCGAAGAAGCGATTTTTGCTGGCCTTCGACGAAGTCATCCTCAAGCCGCGCGGATACAATTACCGTCTTCAATTCACCGGTCCCACGGGGACCAATGCGGTGGAGGCTGCGCTCAAGTTGGCGCGCAAGGTCACCGGGCGGCGCAACGTCGTGGCCTTCACCGACGCATTTCACGGGATGACCCTGGGCGCGCTCGCGACCTCGGCACGGCAATCGAAGCGCGCGGTTGCCGGCGTTTCGCTGCCCGACGTGGTGCGCATGCCCTACGACGGATACTTCGGGGAAGGTGTGAGCACCCTCGACTTCATCGAGGCCATGCTCTTTCGAACCGGCTCCGGTGTGGACATTCCCGCGGCGTTCATCCTGGAAACGGTGCAGGCCGAGGGCGGGGTCAACGTGGCGTCCTCGCAGTGGTTGCGCGGCCTTTCGACCATGGCACGCAAGTACGGTGTGCTCCTCATCGTCGACGATATCCAAGCGGGCTGCGGGCGCACGGGGACGTTTTTCAGCTTCGAGCGCGCGGGCATCGAGCCCGATCTGGTCTGTTTGGCCAAATCGATTTCCGGTTACGGCTTGCCCATGTCTCTATTGCTGATCCGGCCCGATCTCGATCGGTGGGAGCCCGGTGAGCACAATGGGACGTTTCGCGGAAACAACTTGGCGTTCGAGGCGGCGACGAGCGCGCTCGATTACTGGCGGGACCGCTCGTTTTCCCACGGCGTTGCCTTCAAGTCGCGCATCATCGTCGACCACTTGAATGCCATTCGTGCGTCGTTTCCCGCGCACGTGCGCAGCATTCGCGGGGCCGGTTTCATCCAGGGGCTCGTGTTCGACGATCCGCGCATTGCGGCGGAGGTCTCCAAGGCGGCCTTCGGGGAGGGCCTCATCGTCGAATTGTGCGGGCCGACGGAAAACGTCGTCAAGATTCTTCCCCCGCTCACCATCGAGCCCATCGTCCTCAAGCAAGGACTGACTCGGCTCTCCACCGCTGTTTCCAAAGTTTTGCATGCCTCGCTCGAACGCGTGCCTGATTCGGTCTCGTGTTCGGCCTGA
- a CDS encoding ThiF family adenylyltransferase: MNTVSSVIQRPILQPTVIVAPLPNKRLMVHRGTKQSEPGLIFEDPASWKIETIGLLTGKNTQDDIHRTLTERGRSVNKAELLAFVEALADAAAVEDAEYFDMSSLRVDQTDRYSRNLNGFAALSPNHETPAALQRKLFGAHVLMLGCGGLGSCTATALTMAGCGTISLVDFDHIELGNLNRQLFNSGDVGQRKVDILKSRLEAINPDTRVNTVFQRLESTADVASLIEYFKPGIVVAAIDRPVIANDRWISDACFAAGIPAVFNSVSAGTGLVWTKVPGQTGCFKCDELWSVERNPDHYSTRVYREKNDLIPATSAFSHCAMTVSGMMASDIVRHLVGWPMASAGKLVVIDFATLTTKVVEKPQHPDCRTCK; this comes from the coding sequence ATGAATACCGTTTCATCCGTCATCCAGCGCCCCATCCTGCAGCCCACCGTCATCGTCGCGCCGCTTCCGAACAAGCGGCTCATGGTTCACCGCGGCACGAAACAGTCGGAGCCCGGACTCATCTTCGAAGATCCCGCCTCGTGGAAAATCGAGACGATTGGCCTGTTGACCGGGAAAAATACCCAAGATGACATTCATCGCACGTTGACGGAGCGCGGCCGGTCGGTCAACAAGGCGGAGCTGCTCGCCTTCGTGGAAGCGCTCGCCGACGCGGCGGCCGTCGAGGACGCCGAGTATTTCGATATGTCGTCCTTGCGGGTGGACCAGACGGATCGCTATTCCCGCAACTTGAACGGATTCGCCGCGCTCTCCCCGAACCACGAGACGCCGGCGGCCCTGCAGCGCAAATTGTTCGGTGCCCATGTGTTGATGCTGGGGTGCGGCGGTCTGGGGAGCTGCACGGCCACGGCGCTCACCATGGCCGGGTGCGGGACCATTTCGCTGGTGGACTTCGACCATATCGAACTGGGGAATCTCAATCGGCAGCTGTTCAATTCGGGCGACGTCGGCCAGCGCAAGGTCGATATTTTGAAGTCGCGGCTCGAGGCCATCAACCCCGACACGCGCGTGAATACGGTATTCCAACGCCTCGAGAGCACGGCCGACGTTGCCAGTTTGATCGAGTACTTCAAGCCCGGCATCGTGGTTGCGGCCATCGACAGGCCGGTCATCGCCAACGACCGCTGGATCAGCGATGCATGCTTCGCCGCCGGGATCCCCGCCGTCTTCAACAGCGTCTCCGCGGGGACCGGGCTCGTATGGACCAAGGTGCCCGGCCAAACCGGGTGCTTCAAGTGCGACGAGCTTTGGTCGGTGGAGCGCAATCCCGATCACTACAGCACGCGCGTGTACCGGGAGAAGAACGACTTGATTCCGGCCACCTCGGCGTTCAGCCATTGCGCGATGACGGTCAGCGGGATGATGGCGTCGGACATCGTCCGTCACCTGGTGGGATGGCCCATGGCGAGCGCCGGCAAGTTGGTGGTCATCGACTTTGCCACCTTGACGACCAAGGTCGTCGAGAAGCCGCAACACCCCGATTGCCGGACCTGCAAATGA
- a CDS encoding TauD/TfdA family dioxygenase — protein sequence MSTGENRTEVFRSPITDRAAWNAESIGGKAGVTYALDAAELSAIARLLERTRHRATYDLAKSDFETPELQRCFASICHEIMHGTGVVLVSGVTPEAFEPADFERIFWGFGLRFGTPAVQSAAHNRIGHVRNEKENPRNRGYMSDRELGFHSDAFEVIGLMCVQNAPSGGLTHIVSSLAVHNELLKHAPHVLDALYEGYPYATAERTVSSRPVTDYSIPVFSRVGQTVSSMCVDTYMRMAADKLGVTFPPDLDEGLQRFFDTCARKDLLLEFLLDPGEILLLNNFTTVHSRTKFEDSDTQRRHLLRLWLKVADGRPVVPALLARGTDYEDLCQRG from the coding sequence ATGAGCACCGGTGAGAATCGAACCGAGGTATTCCGGAGTCCCATCACGGATCGTGCGGCGTGGAACGCGGAGTCCATCGGCGGCAAGGCGGGGGTGACGTACGCGCTCGATGCCGCCGAATTGTCCGCGATCGCACGGTTGCTCGAACGAACACGGCATCGCGCGACGTACGATCTGGCGAAAAGCGATTTCGAGACGCCGGAGTTGCAGCGGTGCTTTGCCAGCATCTGCCACGAGATCATGCACGGCACGGGCGTGGTGCTCGTTTCGGGGGTGACGCCCGAGGCCTTCGAGCCGGCGGACTTCGAGCGGATCTTTTGGGGGTTCGGCCTTCGATTCGGAACGCCGGCGGTGCAGAGTGCGGCGCACAACCGCATCGGCCACGTGCGGAACGAAAAGGAGAATCCGAGAAATCGCGGGTACATGTCGGATCGCGAGCTCGGGTTTCACTCGGACGCGTTCGAGGTCATTGGCTTGATGTGCGTGCAAAATGCGCCCTCGGGCGGGCTCACGCACATCGTGAGCAGCCTGGCCGTGCACAACGAGCTCTTGAAACATGCCCCGCACGTCCTCGATGCTTTGTACGAGGGATATCCATATGCCACCGCGGAGCGCACGGTGAGCAGCCGGCCGGTGACGGATTATTCGATACCGGTGTTCTCGCGCGTGGGCCAGACGGTCAGCTCGATGTGTGTCGACACGTACATGCGCATGGCGGCGGACAAGTTGGGGGTGACCTTCCCGCCGGACTTGGACGAGGGACTGCAACGCTTCTTCGACACGTGCGCGCGCAAGGACCTCCTGCTCGAGTTTCTCCTGGATCCCGGGGAAATCTTGCTGCTCAACAACTTCACCACGGTGCACTCTCGAACCAAATTCGAGGACTCCGATACCCAGCGAAGGCACCTGCTTCGTTTGTGGCTCAAGGTCGCGGATGGCCGGCCCGTCGTCCCCGCCCTCCTCGCACGCGGAACCGATTACGAGGATTTGTGCCAACGAGGTTAG